A DNA window from Vigna angularis cultivar LongXiaoDou No.4 chromosome 1, ASM1680809v1, whole genome shotgun sequence contains the following coding sequences:
- the LOC128193507 gene encoding uncharacterized protein LOC128193507 yields MKTAGETSFAKADDNAHTPVHDAVGTQFTFPMYGLPPGYTPPIGDHSEAEHTSLAFPVTDNVLPISTQGPIHTTEAKLNETSKLPHTIVAQDATLHANVEGAKDKLEVLEGRLRAIEGFESYGFGDVARLSLAPGVTIPHKFKVPEFEKYKGNTCPKNHLTMYCRKMAAYAYDDKLLIHFFQDSLAEAALSWYTHLESSHICSWTDLADAFVRQYKYNMHVAPDKLQLHHMAKKDEESFKEYAQRWRELAAQVEPPLYDKEMVAMFVSTLQPPFYEHMIGNVSSNFADIIIIGETIEIGLKSGKIISQATTPKKSIFNPGKEKEGGVHATSAIPMWGGHAPTHSYQPSPSYPLYVNNTVSGPQMRPRQPGYYQPQQANARGTGAGLGPDQNVGQSANARRNQLKIFTPIPMTYTDLLPHLLKKSLAAIRPIKPLQPPYPKSFDVSARCDFHGGAIGHSTEGCASLKFTVQSLIDAGWLKFQEDKPSVEVNPLIEHENTSTNAIEVGRHRLV; encoded by the coding sequence ATGAAAACCGCAGGAGAGACTTCGTTTGCAAAGGCTGATGATAATGCTCACACTCCAGTACATGACGCTGTGGGCACACAATTCACATTTCCAATGTATGGTTTACCACCAGGTTACACACCGCCTATTGGAGATCATTCAGAGGCAGAGCATACTTCTTTGGCTTTTCCCGTAACTGACAATGTACTTCCCATTAGTACCCAGGGGCCTATCCACACAACTGAGGCAAAACTGAATGAAACGTCCAAGCTTCCCCACACAATTGTCGCACAAGATGCTACTTTGCATGCGAACGTAGAAGGAGCGAAGGATAAACTTGAAGTTCTAGAAGGTAGACTGAGAGCCATAGAAGGGTTTGAAAGTTACGGGTTTGGTGACGTGGCAAGGTTGAGTTTGGCTCCAGGAGTGACCATTCCACACAAGTTTAAGGTGCCAGAATTTGAGAAATACAAGGGAAACACATGCCCTAAGAACCATTTGACCATGTATTGTCGAAAAATGGCTGCCTACGCATACGACGATAAACTACTTATTCATTTCTTTCAAGATAGTTTGGCTGAAGCAGCGTTGAGTTGGTATACGCATCTGGAATCCTCTCATATCTGTTCTTGGACAGATTTGGCAGATGCCTTTGTAAGACAGTACAAATACAACATGCATGTCGCGCCAGACAAGTTACAGTTGCACCATATGGCAAAGAAAGATGAGGAGTCTTTTAAAGAATACGCGCAACGATGGAGAGAGCTGGCAGCGCAGGTTGAACCACCTCTATATGACAAGGAGATGGTTGCAATGTTTGTAAGCACACTACAACCACCTTTTTATGAGCATATGATTGGCAACGTGTCTTCCAATTTCGCTGATATCATCATCATAGGCGAAACAATTGAAATCGGACTGAAAAGTGGGAAAATTATATCTCAAGCCACCACTCCGaagaaatctatttttaatccagggaaagagaaagaaggggGAGTGCATGCAACATCAGCAATACCCATGTGGGGAGGTCATGCGCCCACACATAGCTATCAACCAAGCCCGAGTTATCCTCTTTATGTGAACAATACAGTGTCTGGTCCCCAAATGAGACCTCGACAACCAGGATATTATCAACCACAACAGGCTAATGCTAGGGGCACTGGAGCCGGTTTAGGTCCAGATCAGAATGTTGGTCAAAGTGCTAATGCCAGGAGGAaccaattgaaaattttcactcCCATTCCTATGACGTATACAGATTTGTTACCTCATCTCCTTAAGAAGAGTTTGGCCGCTATTCGTCCAATAAAACCCTTACAGCCTCCATACCCTAAAAGTTTTGATGTAAGTGCGAGATGCGATTTTCACGGGGGAGCCATTGGCCATTCGACCGAAGGATGCGCCTCTCTTAAATTCACAGTACAATCTCTAATTGATGCAGGATGGCTGAAGTTCCAAGAAGACAAACCTAGTGTTGAAGTCAATCCCCTTATCGAGCACGAAAATACCTCAACAAATGCCATCGAGGTTGGACGACACAGGCTAGTGTAG